A DNA window from Streptomyces sp. CA-278952 contains the following coding sequences:
- a CDS encoding alanine racemase, with protein MALSLYVDTARWRAHQKSVIDQFPGLVPVCKGNGYGFGHERLADETIRFGSDTLAVGTTYEAARIKDWFSGDLLVLTPFRRGEEPVPLPDRVIRSVSSVDGVHALVGARVVIECMSSMKRHGVKEEELGQLHAAIEDVRLEGFALHLPLDRTDGSDAVEEVIGWMDRLRAARLPLHTMFVSHLRAEELARLQQQFPQTRFRARIGTRLWLGDHEATEYRGAVLDVTPVVKGDRFGYRQQKAASDGWLVVVAGGTSHGVGLEAPKALHGVMPRAKGVARAGLATVNRNLSPFVWAGKQRWFAEPPHMQVSILFVPSDAQEPRVGDELVAHLRHTTTQYDRLVDR; from the coding sequence ATGGCGCTCTCCCTCTACGTCGACACCGCGCGCTGGCGGGCGCACCAGAAGTCCGTGATCGACCAGTTCCCCGGTCTCGTACCCGTCTGCAAGGGCAACGGCTACGGCTTTGGTCACGAGCGCCTCGCCGACGAGACGATCCGCTTCGGATCCGACACCCTCGCCGTCGGGACGACCTACGAAGCGGCCCGGATCAAGGACTGGTTCAGCGGCGACCTGCTCGTCCTGACCCCGTTCCGGCGCGGCGAGGAGCCCGTACCCCTGCCGGACCGCGTCATCCGGTCCGTCTCCTCCGTCGACGGGGTGCACGCCCTGGTGGGCGCCCGGGTCGTCATCGAGTGCATGAGCTCGATGAAGCGCCATGGCGTCAAGGAGGAGGAGCTCGGGCAGCTGCACGCGGCGATCGAGGACGTACGGCTCGAAGGCTTCGCCCTGCATCTGCCCCTGGACCGCACCGACGGCTCCGACGCCGTCGAGGAGGTCATCGGCTGGATGGACCGGCTGCGCGCGGCCCGGCTGCCGCTGCACACCATGTTCGTCAGCCATCTGCGCGCCGAGGAGCTGGCCCGGCTCCAGCAGCAGTTCCCCCAGACCCGGTTCCGCGCCCGTATCGGCACCCGGCTCTGGCTCGGCGACCACGAGGCCACCGAGTACCGGGGGGCCGTCCTGGACGTCACCCCCGTCGTCAAGGGCGACCGGTTCGGCTACCGCCAGCAGAAGGCCGCCTCCGACGGCTGGCTGGTCGTCGTGGCCGGCGGTACGTCCCACGGGGTCGGTCTGGAGGCGCCCAAGGCGCTGCACGGCGTGATGCCGCGGGCCAAGGGCGTCGCCCGCGCGGGGCTGGCCACGGTCAACCGCAACCTGTCGCCGTTCGTCTGGGCGGGCAAGCAGCGGTGGTTCGCCGAACCGCCGCACATGCAGGTATCGATCCTGTTCGTGCCCTCCGACGCCCAGGAGCCGCGGGTCGGTGACGAGCTGGTCGCCCACCTGCGCCACACCACCACGCAGTACGACCGGCTCGTCGACCGCTGA
- a CDS encoding glycosyltransferase family 87 protein: MCGMPSPSGEDTSVHQERPVVRPTDQDEVAAAGSELFGGRVGRWARLGDGPLTPVRIVALVMIGMFALGMVQKIPCYEWAWFRGATSQYTHACYSDIPHLFMGRGFADGLVPYFDRLSGDMQYLEYPVLTGVFMQVASWLTLTPDSDPIQQREQMYWMVNAGMLMICAVVVAVCTVRTHRRRPWDGLLVALAPAFVLTATINWDLLAVALTAAAMLMWSRGRVLAFGILIGLATAAKLYPVLLLGPLLVLCWRAGRWREFGTAMLGAGAAWLVVNLPVMLFAPEGWRKFYTFSQERPIDFGSFWLIITQRTGKPIDVETVNTASVVLMAVFCAGIAGLALSAARRPRFAQLAFLVVAAFILTNKVYSPQYVLWLIPLAVLARPRWRDFLIWQACEVMYFLGIWFYLAYTSGADKHQGLPQEGYQVAIALHLLGTLYLCALIVRDILQPEKDPVRGDGSDDPSGGVLDGAADAFVLAPDPRPSGHKAPAVAGPQVEWGAAPTRDG, from the coding sequence ATGTGCGGCATGCCAAGCCCCAGCGGAGAAGACACGAGCGTGCACCAGGAGCGGCCCGTCGTGCGGCCCACCGATCAGGACGAGGTCGCGGCGGCCGGCAGCGAGCTGTTCGGTGGCCGGGTGGGACGCTGGGCGCGGCTCGGCGACGGCCCGCTCACGCCCGTGCGCATCGTCGCGCTGGTCATGATCGGGATGTTCGCCCTCGGCATGGTGCAGAAGATCCCCTGTTACGAATGGGCCTGGTTCCGCGGGGCCACCTCGCAGTACACCCACGCCTGCTACTCCGACATTCCGCACCTCTTCATGGGGCGCGGGTTCGCCGACGGTCTCGTGCCGTACTTCGACCGGCTGAGCGGCGATATGCAGTACCTGGAGTACCCCGTGCTGACCGGGGTGTTCATGCAGGTGGCGTCCTGGCTGACACTGACGCCGGACAGCGACCCCATCCAGCAGCGCGAGCAGATGTACTGGATGGTCAACGCGGGCATGCTGATGATCTGCGCGGTCGTCGTCGCCGTGTGCACCGTCCGCACGCACCGCCGTCGCCCCTGGGACGGCCTGCTGGTCGCGCTGGCCCCCGCGTTCGTCCTCACCGCGACCATCAACTGGGACCTGCTTGCCGTCGCCCTGACGGCCGCGGCGATGCTCATGTGGTCCCGGGGCCGGGTGCTCGCGTTCGGCATCCTCATCGGCCTGGCGACCGCGGCCAAGCTCTACCCCGTCCTGCTGCTCGGCCCGCTCCTCGTGCTCTGCTGGCGGGCGGGCAGGTGGCGTGAGTTCGGGACGGCGATGCTGGGCGCGGGAGCGGCCTGGCTGGTGGTGAATCTCCCGGTGATGCTCTTCGCCCCCGAGGGATGGCGGAAGTTCTACACGTTCAGCCAGGAGCGGCCCATCGACTTCGGTTCGTTCTGGCTGATCATCACCCAGCGCACCGGCAAGCCCATCGACGTGGAGACGGTCAACACCGCGTCGGTCGTCCTGATGGCCGTGTTCTGCGCGGGCATCGCGGGCCTGGCGCTCTCCGCGGCCCGCCGACCGCGCTTCGCCCAGCTGGCGTTCCTGGTGGTGGCCGCGTTCATCCTGACGAACAAGGTCTACTCACCGCAGTACGTGCTCTGGCTGATCCCGCTGGCCGTCCTGGCCCGGCCGCGCTGGCGCGACTTCCTCATCTGGCAGGCCTGCGAGGTCATGTACTTCCTCGGGATCTGGTTCTACCTCGCCTACACCAGTGGCGCGGACAAGCACCAGGGGCTGCCGCAGGAGGGCTACCAGGTCGCGATCGCCCTGCATCTGCTGGGCACGCTGTACCTGTGCGCGCTGATCGTCCGGGACATCCTGCAGCCCGAGAAGGACCCGGTGCGCGGGGACGGGTCGGACGACCCGTCGGGCGGTGTCCTCGACGGGGCTGCGGACGCGTTCGTGCTGGCGCCCGATCCCCGTCCGTCCGGACACAAGGCCCCGGCGGTGGCGGGACCACAGGTGGAGTGGGGCGCCGCGCCGACCCGGGACGGCTGA
- a CDS encoding transglycosylase domain-containing protein, whose protein sequence is MSEHRRKTPQPQGGGRAAARRAAQQSTGRRAVPSRRATSASPSESPSESHGEERQYGSRAEARRAAQKGGGRRRGGGGSDGPGGRGHDHGDPGKKRIIDYPRHGRYGFRRWVPSWKLVSGLCLGFLGVLMGIAGIAYAFVVPPDINKTAQAQNNVYYWADGTQMVATGGAANRQMLKYEQIPVEMRNAVISAENKSFETDKGIDPKGIGRAVLNMATGGETQGGSTITQQYVKNSMLTQDQTLKRKFQELFITLKVAGDQSKEEVMAGYLNVSYYGRGASGLQAAARTYYNKDAGELNASECAFLATLLKGASYYDPAGAPDIDKNNATAAKNTERAKERWKWILDEQVKDGRMTAEKRAEFKKFPNPLPKKKDAKLGGQTGYLVELAKKYFLANNDRGIDAKQLELGGFEIHTTFQKKRVEELEAAVNKVYKAKIRPEERPKTDTHVEFGGASVDAKTGAIIATYGGQNATTHFMNNADATGAQVGSTWKPFVLAAAMQYGVRDPSGGKEQSESQRTQVSPKSIYNGDNKLQIRDYTGKVWLNENDEVWRQTNDGDEDYGEIDLRTAMEKSANSPFVQLGMDVGTDKVKDVAVVSGLKDDDFMADATVPSFSIGTSSPSAIRMAGSYATFATSGQQNDTYSVTEVKQEGVTVFKHEKKPKRAFSPVIADNVTDVLKNVVENGTGKPARLEGREAAGKTGTTDGNRSAWFVGYTPQISTAISMFRYDDDETNKEREFLKMFGTGGEQKIHGNSFPATIWHDYMTGAMKGKKAVSFPEPKDLGKKVWGGGAESPSPTPSPTPSPTPSEEEDEEEKPPPSPKPTQTTPSPPSPSPSRTCGIWDPNCQEANGGANAGADGGGDNTGADGGGDNTGADGGGDNTGATDGADNGGAQGANGNSGGTGSIWGNNG, encoded by the coding sequence ATGAGCGAGCACCGTCGCAAAACGCCGCAGCCACAGGGTGGCGGGCGTGCAGCGGCCAGACGAGCCGCCCAGCAGTCGACCGGACGCCGAGCAGTCCCGTCACGCAGAGCCACGTCGGCATCACCTTCCGAATCGCCGTCCGAGTCGCACGGCGAGGAACGCCAGTACGGCAGCCGCGCCGAGGCCCGCCGCGCGGCCCAGAAGGGCGGTGGCCGACGCCGTGGTGGCGGCGGTTCCGACGGGCCGGGGGGGCGGGGGCACGACCACGGTGACCCCGGCAAGAAGCGCATCATCGACTACCCGCGCCACGGCAGGTACGGGTTCCGCCGCTGGGTGCCCTCGTGGAAGTTGGTGTCGGGGCTCTGCCTGGGCTTCCTCGGCGTGCTGATGGGCATTGCGGGCATTGCCTACGCGTTCGTGGTCCCACCGGACATCAACAAGACGGCCCAGGCGCAGAACAACGTCTACTACTGGGCCGACGGCACGCAGATGGTGGCGACCGGCGGGGCGGCGAACCGTCAGATGCTCAAGTACGAGCAGATCCCGGTGGAGATGCGTAACGCCGTGATCTCGGCCGAGAACAAGAGCTTCGAAACAGACAAGGGCATCGACCCGAAGGGCATCGGCCGTGCGGTGTTGAACATGGCCACGGGCGGTGAGACCCAGGGCGGCTCGACCATTACCCAGCAGTACGTGAAGAACTCCATGCTCACCCAGGACCAGACGCTCAAGCGGAAGTTCCAGGAGCTCTTCATCACGCTCAAGGTTGCCGGCGATCAGTCGAAGGAAGAGGTGATGGCGGGCTACCTCAACGTCTCCTACTACGGGCGCGGGGCCTCGGGGTTGCAGGCGGCTGCCCGCACCTACTACAACAAGGACGCTGGCGAGCTGAACGCGAGCGAGTGCGCCTTCCTGGCCACCCTGCTCAAGGGCGCGAGCTACTACGACCCCGCCGGGGCCCCCGACATCGACAAGAACAACGCGACCGCGGCGAAGAACACCGAGCGGGCCAAAGAACGTTGGAAGTGGATTCTTGACGAGCAGGTCAAGGACGGGCGCATGACGGCGGAGAAGCGCGCCGAGTTCAAGAAGTTCCCGAATCCGCTGCCGAAGAAGAAGGACGCCAAGCTGGGCGGCCAGACCGGCTACCTGGTGGAGCTCGCCAAGAAGTACTTCCTCGCCAACAACGACCGCGGCATCGACGCCAAGCAGCTCGAACTGGGCGGCTTCGAGATCCACACCACCTTCCAGAAGAAGAGGGTGGAGGAGCTCGAAGCAGCGGTGAACAAGGTCTACAAGGCCAAGATCCGGCCCGAGGAGCGCCCCAAGACGGATACGCACGTCGAGTTCGGCGGGGCGTCCGTCGACGCGAAGACCGGCGCCATCATCGCCACGTACGGCGGCCAGAACGCCACCACGCACTTCATGAACAACGCGGACGCCACCGGTGCCCAGGTCGGTTCGACGTGGAAGCCGTTCGTCCTGGCCGCAGCCATGCAGTACGGCGTGCGCGACCCTTCCGGCGGGAAGGAGCAGAGCGAGTCCCAGCGCACCCAGGTCTCGCCGAAGAGCATCTACAACGGCGACAACAAGCTGCAGATCAGGGACTACACGGGCAAGGTCTGGCTGAACGAGAACGACGAGGTGTGGCGTCAGACCAACGACGGCGATGAGGACTACGGCGAGATCGACCTGCGGACGGCCATGGAGAAGTCCGCCAACTCCCCGTTCGTGCAGCTCGGCATGGACGTCGGTACGGACAAGGTCAAGGACGTCGCCGTTGTCTCCGGTCTGAAGGACGACGACTTCATGGCGGACGCCACCGTTCCCTCGTTCTCCATCGGCACCTCGTCGCCCAGCGCCATCCGCATGGCGGGCTCCTACGCCACCTTCGCCACGAGTGGCCAGCAGAACGACACCTACTCGGTGACCGAGGTGAAGCAGGAGGGCGTGACCGTCTTCAAGCACGAGAAGAAGCCCAAGCGCGCCTTCAGCCCGGTCATCGCCGACAACGTGACGGACGTGCTGAAGAACGTCGTGGAGAACGGAACGGGCAAGCCCGCCCGTCTGGAGGGCCGTGAGGCCGCGGGCAAGACCGGTACGACGGACGGCAACCGGTCCGCCTGGTTCGTCGGGTACACACCGCAGATCTCGACCGCCATCAGCATGTTCCGGTACGACGACGACGAGACGAACAAAGAACGCGAGTTCTTGAAGATGTTCGGCACCGGAGGCGAGCAGAAGATCCACGGAAACTCGTTCCCGGCCACCATCTGGCACGACTACATGACCGGCGCGATGAAGGGCAAGAAGGCCGTCTCCTTCCCGGAACCGAAGGACCTGGGCAAGAAGGTGTGGGGCGGTGGTGCGGAGAGCCCCAGCCCGACACCCAGCCCCACACCTTCGCCGACGCCCTCCGAGGAGGAGGACGAGGAGGAGAAGCCGCCGCCGAGTCCGAAGCCGACTCAGACCACGCCGAGTCCGCCGTCACCGTCGCCGAGCAGGACCTGCGGCATCTGGGACCCGAACTGCCAGGAGGCCAACGGCGGGGCGAACGCCGGGGCGGATGGCGGGGGCGACAACACGGGAGCGGATGGCGGGGGCGACAACACCGGAGCGGATGGCGGGGGCGACAACACCGGAGCGACCGACGGCGCCGACAACGGCGGAGCTCAGGGAGCCAACGGCAACTCGGGCGGAACCGGCTCCATCTGGGGCAACAACGGATAG
- a CDS encoding PadR family transcriptional regulator: MSRRSGILEFAVLGLLRESPMHGYELRKRLNTSLGIFRAFSYGTLYPCLKTLVTSGWLIEEPAGDPADTAPVTGRPATASSSLTGRRAKIVYRLTAEGKEHFEELLSHTGPDAWEDEHFAARFAFFGQTEREVRMRVLEGRRSRLEERLEKMRASLARTRERLDDYTLELQRHGMESVEREVRWLNELIESERSGRDQRRSSPEGSAQQDTPGETGGLPRHRDNTRPDPSDDTAK, encoded by the coding sequence GTGAGCAGACGCTCCGGCATCCTCGAGTTCGCTGTTCTCGGCCTGCTCCGCGAATCGCCGATGCACGGCTATGAGCTGCGCAAACGCCTCAACACCTCGCTGGGAATCTTCCGTGCGTTCAGCTACGGAACCCTCTACCCCTGCCTCAAGACGCTGGTAACCAGCGGCTGGTTGATCGAGGAACCCGCCGGTGACCCGGCGGACACCGCGCCGGTCACCGGGCGTCCGGCCACTGCGTCCTCCTCACTGACGGGACGCCGGGCGAAGATCGTCTACCGGCTGACGGCAGAAGGTAAGGAGCACTTCGAGGAGCTGCTGTCGCACACCGGTCCGGACGCCTGGGAGGACGAGCACTTCGCAGCGCGCTTCGCCTTCTTCGGCCAGACCGAGCGCGAGGTGCGGATGCGGGTGCTCGAAGGCCGGCGCAGCCGGCTGGAGGAGCGCCTGGAGAAGATGCGCGCCTCTCTCGCCCGCACCCGTGAACGACTCGACGACTACACACTTGAGCTGCAGCGACACGGCATGGAGTCCGTGGAGCGCGAAGTGCGCTGGCTGAACGAGCTCATCGAGAGCGAGCGGTCGGGACGGGATCAGCGACGATCCTCGCCCGAGGGCTCTGCTCAGCAGGACACACCTGGAGAGACGGGCGGCCTGCCCCGGCACCGGGACAACACCCGGCCGGATCCGTCCGACGACACCGCCAAGTGA
- a CDS encoding inositol-3-phosphate synthase, with product MGSVRVAIVGVGNCAASLVQGVEYYKDADPAGKVPGLMHVQFGEYHVSDVEFVAAFDVDAKKVGLDLADAIGASENNTIKIADVPNTGVTVQRGHTHDGLGKYYRETIEESADAPVDVVQILKDKQVDVLVCYLPVGSEVAAKFYAQCAIDAKVAFVNALPVFIAGTKEWADKFTEAGVPIVGDDIKSQVGATITHRVMAKLFEDRGVVLDRTMQLNVGGNMDFKNMLERERLESKKISKTQAVTSQIRDRELGADNVHIGPSDYVAWLDDRKWAYVRLEGRAFGDVPLNLEYKLEVWDSPNSAGVIIDAVRAAKIAKDRGIGGPILSASSYFMKSPPVQYFDDEARENVERFINGDTES from the coding sequence ATGGGTTCGGTTCGCGTAGCCATCGTAGGCGTGGGCAACTGCGCCGCCTCGCTGGTGCAGGGCGTCGAGTACTACAAGGACGCCGATCCGGCCGGCAAGGTGCCCGGTCTGATGCACGTCCAGTTCGGCGAGTACCACGTCAGTGACGTCGAGTTCGTCGCCGCCTTCGACGTCGACGCGAAGAAGGTCGGCCTCGACCTCGCGGACGCCATCGGCGCCAGCGAGAACAACACCATCAAGATCGCGGACGTGCCGAACACGGGTGTGACCGTCCAGCGCGGCCACACCCACGACGGCCTGGGCAAGTACTACCGCGAGACGATCGAGGAGTCCGCGGACGCCCCGGTCGACGTCGTCCAGATCCTCAAGGACAAGCAGGTCGACGTCCTCGTCTGCTACCTGCCCGTCGGTTCCGAGGTCGCTGCGAAGTTCTACGCGCAGTGCGCCATCGACGCCAAGGTCGCGTTCGTCAACGCCCTCCCGGTGTTCATCGCCGGCACCAAGGAGTGGGCGGACAAGTTCACCGAGGCCGGTGTCCCGATCGTCGGCGACGACATCAAGTCCCAGGTGGGCGCCACCATCACGCACCGCGTGATGGCGAAGCTCTTCGAGGACCGGGGTGTCGTCCTGGACCGCACGATGCAGCTGAACGTCGGCGGCAACATGGACTTCAAGAACATGCTCGAGCGTGAGCGCCTGGAGTCCAAGAAGATCTCCAAGACGCAGGCCGTCACCTCGCAGATCCGTGACCGCGAGCTCGGTGCGGACAACGTCCACATCGGCCCCTCGGACTACGTGGCCTGGCTGGACGACCGCAAGTGGGCGTACGTGCGCCTCGAAGGCCGCGCGTTCGGCGATGTTCCGCTGAACCTGGAGTACAAGCTCGAGGTGTGGGACTCCCCGAACTCGGCCGGTGTCATCATCGACGCCGTCCGTGCGGCGAAGATCGCCAAGGACCGCGGCATCGGTGGCCCGATCCTGTCGGCTTCGAGCTACTTCATGAAGAGCCCGCCCGTGCAGTACTTCGACGACGAGGCGCGCGAGAACGTCGAGCGGTTCATCAACGGCGACACCGAGAGCTGA
- a CDS encoding MFS transporter, producing MSVARDLRTLLRLRNFRRLLTVRLLSQSADGVYQVALASYVVFSPEKQASAAAIASAMAVLLLPYSLIGPFAGVLLDRWPRRQVFLYGNLLRAALACSTALLILTSVPDWLFYASALCVTAVNRFVLAGLSAALPRVVDTDRLVVANSLSPTAGTLAATAGGGLAFVVRLVADESDAAVVLLGSVLYLLSALASLSLPRALLGPDADGSPLRLRAALAVTARGLVAGLHHLAHRRHAAEALAAMTVLRFCYGALTVMVLMLCRYAWSDTESDGLALLGLAVGVSGAGFFVAAVLTPWAVGRLGRYGWIVGCAGAAAVLVPALGLSFALLPMLIAAFVLGVVTQGSKIATDTVVQTSVDDSFRGRVFSLYDVLFNVAFVSAAGVAALMLPPDGRSVTVVAVVSVLYAVVAVTMFRRRRIDGYR from the coding sequence ATGTCTGTCGCGCGTGATCTGCGCACCCTGCTGCGCCTGCGGAACTTTCGCCGCCTGCTCACTGTGCGGCTGCTCTCCCAGTCCGCCGACGGCGTCTACCAGGTCGCCCTCGCCTCGTACGTCGTCTTCTCCCCCGAGAAGCAGGCGTCGGCCGCCGCCATCGCTTCCGCGATGGCCGTGCTCCTCCTGCCCTACTCCCTGATCGGCCCCTTCGCCGGGGTTCTGCTGGATCGCTGGCCCCGACGCCAGGTCTTCCTCTACGGGAACCTCCTTCGGGCCGCCCTGGCCTGTTCCACGGCCCTGCTGATTCTCACCTCGGTGCCCGACTGGCTCTTCTACGCCTCGGCCCTCTGCGTCACCGCCGTCAACCGTTTCGTGCTGGCCGGTCTCTCCGCCGCCCTGCCCCGGGTGGTCGACACCGATCGCCTCGTCGTCGCCAACTCCCTGTCTCCCACCGCCGGAACTCTGGCGGCCACCGCGGGAGGCGGTCTCGCGTTCGTCGTACGGCTGGTGGCCGACGAGTCCGACGCGGCGGTCGTGCTGTTGGGGTCGGTGCTCTACCTGCTCTCCGCGCTGGCGTCCCTGAGCCTGCCCCGCGCCCTGCTGGGACCGGATGCCGACGGGAGCCCCCTGCGGTTGCGGGCCGCTCTGGCCGTCACCGCGCGCGGGCTCGTCGCCGGGCTGCACCATCTGGCGCACCGGAGACATGCGGCCGAGGCGCTGGCCGCGATGACCGTGCTCCGCTTCTGTTACGGCGCCCTCACCGTGATGGTGCTCATGCTCTGCCGCTACGCCTGGTCGGACACCGAGTCCGACGGGCTGGCCCTGCTCGGCCTGGCGGTCGGGGTCTCCGGTGCGGGATTCTTCGTCGCCGCCGTCCTCACCCCATGGGCGGTGGGGCGGCTCGGCCGGTACGGGTGGATCGTGGGCTGTGCCGGGGCGGCGGCGGTCCTGGTGCCCGCCCTGGGCCTCTCCTTCGCCCTTCTCCCGATGCTGATCGCCGCGTTCGTGCTCGGCGTCGTGACCCAGGGGTCGAAGATCGCGACCGACACGGTCGTGCAGACCTCGGTCGACGACTCCTTCCGCGGCCGCGTCTTCTCGCTCTACGACGTGCTCTTCAACGTCGCGTTCGTGAGCGCCGCAGGAGTGGCGGCTCTCATGCTCCCGCCGGACGGCAGATCGGTCACCGTCGTGGCGGTCGTGTCGGTGCTGTACGCGGTGGTCGCGGTGACGATGTTCCGCCGACGACGGATCGACGGTTACCGGTAG
- a CDS encoding CCA tRNA nucleotidyltransferase, whose amino-acid sequence MPNANEENASALSQVQHRAVSELLRVSPVADDLARRFQEAGFGLALVGGSVRDALLGRLGNDLDFTTDARPEDVLKIVRPWADSVWEVGIAFGTVGSQKDGYQIEVTTYRSEAYDRTSRKPEVSYGDSIEDDLVRRDFTVNAMAVALPQKEFVDPYGGLKDLAERVLRTPGTPEASFSDDPLRMLRAARFAAQLDFEVAPDVVTAMTEMAARIGIVSAERVRDELNKLLLSQHPRKGLGLLVDTGLAEQVLPELPALRLESDEHHRHKDVYEHSLTVLEQAIDLEEDGPDLVLRLAALLHDIGKPRTRRFEKDGRVSFHHHEVVGAKMTKKRMTELKYSNELVKDVSKLVELHLRFHGYGDGEWTDSAVRRYVRDAGPLLERLHKLTRSDCTTRNKRKANALSRTYDGLEERIAQLQEQEELDSIRPDLDGNEIMRILEVGPGPVIGKAYGFLLELRLEHGPMERDAAVAALKGWWAAQN is encoded by the coding sequence GTGCCGAATGCCAACGAAGAGAACGCCAGTGCACTGAGCCAGGTGCAGCACCGCGCGGTGAGTGAGCTGCTGCGGGTGTCCCCGGTCGCCGACGACCTCGCCCGTCGATTCCAGGAGGCCGGATTCGGCCTCGCGCTGGTCGGCGGCTCGGTCCGCGACGCACTGCTGGGCAGGCTCGGGAACGACTTGGACTTCACCACCGATGCCCGCCCCGAGGACGTGCTCAAGATCGTCCGCCCCTGGGCCGACTCGGTGTGGGAGGTCGGGATCGCCTTCGGCACCGTCGGCTCCCAGAAGGACGGGTATCAGATCGAGGTCACGACCTACCGGTCCGAGGCCTACGACCGGACCTCGCGCAAGCCGGAAGTCTCCTACGGCGACTCCATCGAGGACGACCTCGTGCGCCGTGACTTCACGGTCAACGCGATGGCCGTGGCTCTGCCGCAGAAGGAGTTCGTCGATCCGTACGGAGGTCTGAAGGACCTCGCCGAGCGGGTGCTGCGCACCCCGGGAACGCCCGAGGCGTCCTTCTCCGACGACCCGCTGCGCATGCTCCGCGCCGCCCGCTTCGCCGCGCAGCTCGACTTCGAGGTCGCCCCCGACGTCGTGACCGCCATGACGGAGATGGCCGCGCGGATCGGCATCGTCTCCGCCGAGCGGGTCCGCGACGAACTCAACAAGCTGCTGCTCTCCCAGCACCCGCGCAAGGGTCTGGGGCTCCTGGTCGACACGGGACTGGCCGAGCAGGTGCTGCCCGAGCTTCCCGCGCTGCGCCTGGAGAGTGACGAGCATCACCGCCACAAGGACGTCTACGAGCACTCGCTGACCGTCCTGGAGCAGGCCATCGACCTGGAGGAGGACGGACCCGACCTCGTGCTGCGTCTGGCGGCGCTGCTCCATGACATCGGCAAGCCGAGGACCCGCCGCTTCGAGAAGGACGGCAGGGTCTCCTTCCATCACCACGAGGTGGTGGGCGCGAAGATGACGAAGAAGCGCATGACCGAGCTCAAGTACTCCAACGAGCTGGTCAAGGACGTGTCGAAACTGGTGGAGCTGCACCTGCGCTTCCACGGGTACGGGGACGGCGAGTGGACCGACTCCGCGGTGCGCCGGTATGTGCGCGACGCGGGGCCGCTGCTCGAACGTCTACACAAGCTGACCCGATCGGACTGCACGACCCGGAACAAGCGCAAGGCGAACGCGCTCTCCCGCACCTACGACGGGCTGGAGGAGCGCATTGCCCAGCTGCAGGAGCAGGAGGAGCTCGACTCGATCCGCCCCGACCTGGACGGCAACGAGATCATGCGGATCCTTGAGGTCGGCCCAGGTCCGGTGATCGGCAAGGCGTACGGGTTCCTCCTGGAGCTGCGCCTGGAGCACGGGCCCATGGAGCGGGACGCCGCTGTGGCCGCGCTCAAGGGGTGGTGGGCGGCGCAGAACTGA